Proteins encoded together in one Gemmatimonadota bacterium DH-78 window:
- the ggt gene encoding gamma-glutamyltransferase, with protein MTQTPRPRSLPRARGLALLPALLGAGLLAAGCGDAEAPISDAIWTESWRYEATRPVTADSGMVVTTDAFASQVGVDVLRAGGNAVDAAIAVSFALAVVNPEAGNIGGGGFMVVRMADGDVAALDYRERAPLGATRDMYLDDVGNVTDASVVGHLAAGVPGTVMGMWEAHQRFGTLDWADLVAPSVALAEGFEVGERFLRSLSPSMVEELSAFEASAAQFLPRGGQPPAEGDTLRQLDLARTLERIRDRGAEGFYLGETADLIVAEMERGGGLISHEDLAGYEAAWRTPVEFDYRGYTVYSMPPSSSGGVTMAEAANILEQHDLPSMRWDGAERVHLLAEAWRRAYADRNHYLADPDFVEMPLDVLTSDEYAAFRDADLDPTTASRSADIGPAVEAFQGGSSGSTPEVPDEGENTTHYSIVDAAGNAVSVTTTINSWYGSKVTVAGAGFVLNNEMDDFAAKPGTPNQFRLVQGENNAVGPGKRMLSAMSPAVVLDPTGRLVMVTGTPGGSTIITTVLQTILNVVDHGMNVSEAVLAPRVHHQHLPDQIFYEEGGLPAGVVDELEAMGHTMVERGGVSGDVQAIVVRADGTLEAQSDPRRGGAAIGH; from the coding sequence ATGACGCAGACTCCCCGCCCCCGTTCCCTCCCGCGAGCCCGCGGGCTCGCCCTCCTCCCCGCCCTGCTCGGCGCGGGCCTGCTCGCGGCCGGCTGCGGAGACGCCGAAGCGCCGATCTCCGACGCGATCTGGACGGAGAGCTGGCGCTACGAGGCCACCCGCCCGGTGACCGCCGACAGCGGAATGGTGGTGACCACCGACGCCTTCGCCTCGCAGGTGGGGGTGGACGTGCTGCGGGCGGGCGGAAACGCGGTCGACGCGGCGATCGCCGTGTCGTTCGCCCTCGCCGTGGTGAACCCCGAAGCCGGCAACATCGGCGGCGGAGGGTTCATGGTCGTGCGCATGGCCGATGGCGACGTGGCCGCGCTCGACTACCGGGAGCGCGCGCCCCTCGGCGCCACCCGCGACATGTACCTCGACGACGTGGGCAACGTGACCGACGCCTCCGTGGTCGGACACCTCGCGGCCGGGGTGCCGGGCACCGTCATGGGCATGTGGGAGGCGCACCAGCGCTTCGGCACCCTCGACTGGGCCGATCTGGTGGCGCCGTCGGTGGCGCTCGCCGAGGGCTTCGAGGTGGGGGAGCGGTTCCTGCGTTCGCTGAGCCCGTCGATGGTGGAGGAGCTGTCGGCCTTCGAGGCGTCGGCCGCCCAGTTCCTGCCGCGCGGCGGCCAGCCGCCGGCCGAGGGCGACACCCTGCGGCAGCTCGACCTCGCGCGCACCCTGGAGCGGATCCGCGACCGGGGTGCCGAGGGCTTCTACCTCGGAGAGACGGCCGACCTGATCGTGGCCGAGATGGAGCGCGGCGGCGGGCTGATCAGCCACGAGGACCTGGCCGGCTACGAGGCCGCGTGGCGGACGCCGGTGGAGTTCGACTACCGCGGATACACCGTCTACTCGATGCCGCCCTCGTCGTCGGGGGGCGTGACGATGGCCGAGGCGGCCAACATCCTCGAGCAGCACGATCTTCCGTCGATGCGCTGGGACGGCGCCGAGCGGGTGCACCTGCTCGCCGAGGCGTGGCGGCGCGCCTACGCCGACCGCAACCACTACCTGGCCGACCCCGATTTCGTGGAGATGCCGCTCGACGTGCTCACCAGTGACGAGTACGCCGCCTTCCGAGACGCCGATCTCGACCCCACCACCGCCTCGCGGTCGGCCGATATCGGCCCCGCGGTGGAGGCCTTCCAGGGCGGATCGTCGGGCTCCACCCCCGAGGTGCCCGACGAGGGCGAAAACACCACCCACTACTCGATCGTCGACGCCGCCGGCAACGCCGTGTCGGTGACCACGACGATCAACTCCTGGTACGGCAGCAAGGTGACGGTGGCGGGTGCGGGATTCGTGCTCAACAACGAGATGGACGACTTCGCCGCGAAGCCGGGCACCCCGAACCAGTTCAGACTCGTGCAGGGCGAGAACAACGCGGTGGGCCCGGGCAAGCGGATGCTGTCGGCGATGAGCCCGGCGGTCGTGCTCGACCCCACCGGCCGGCTGGTGATGGTCACGGGCACGCCGGGCGGTTCCACGATCATCACCACCGTACTGCAGACGATCCTGAACGTGGTCGATCACGGCATGAACGTGTCGGAGGCCGTGCTCGCCCCGCGGGTGCACCACCAGCACCTGCCCGACCAGATCTTCTACGAGGAGGGGGGACTCCCGGCGGGCGTCGTCGACGAGCTCGAAGCCATGGGCCACACCATGGTGGAGCGCGGCGGGGTGTCGGGCGACGTGCAGGCGATCGTGGTGCGGGCCGACGGCACCCTCGAAGCGCAGTCCGACCCGCGCCGCGGCGGCGCCGCGATCGGGCACTGA
- a CDS encoding amidohydrolase, which produces MPTASDLFERARSLAPSLVATRRDLHRHPELGFQEFRTAALVADRLRALDLPVRTGVGRTGVVAEIVGHPGPTVAVRADMDALPIHQAPDADADYRSTVDGVMHACGHDAHTAGLLGTAELLTAARDAGALRGTVRLLFQPCEETVDDEGLSGASRMIDDGALDGVQAVTGLHVGSNLPSGIAFIAPGPIMGGGEELVMDVRGRAAHAAFPHEGVDALVLAAQGVVAAQQAVARRIPPTSAGVVTFGRIEGGRAANVLADHVQLVGTLRYFEEPVRDALRDAVRASFAGAAAAGGSAELTIRPGYPPVVNDPAATDAVTRGLVEQFGRDRVLPMPPVLASEDFAFLARTVPGVFFWLGAALDDPRQHHHPRFDIDESVLPIGATALARAALSLLDHLA; this is translated from the coding sequence ATGCCAACCGCCTCCGATCTGTTCGAACGCGCGCGATCCCTCGCGCCCTCCCTGGTCGCGACGCGACGCGACCTGCACCGCCACCCCGAGCTCGGCTTCCAGGAGTTCCGGACCGCCGCGCTGGTGGCCGACCGCCTCCGCGCCCTCGATCTGCCCGTGCGCACCGGTGTGGGCCGCACGGGCGTGGTGGCCGAAATCGTCGGGCACCCGGGACCGACCGTGGCCGTGCGGGCCGACATGGACGCGCTGCCGATCCACCAGGCACCCGACGCCGACGCCGACTACCGCTCCACCGTCGACGGCGTGATGCACGCCTGCGGCCACGACGCGCACACGGCCGGGCTGCTCGGCACGGCGGAACTGCTGACCGCGGCGCGCGACGCCGGCGCGCTGCGCGGCACCGTGCGCCTGCTCTTCCAGCCCTGCGAGGAGACGGTCGACGACGAGGGTCTGAGCGGGGCCAGCCGCATGATCGACGACGGGGCGCTCGACGGGGTTCAGGCGGTGACGGGACTGCACGTCGGCTCGAATCTGCCCTCGGGCATCGCCTTCATCGCACCGGGTCCGATCATGGGCGGAGGCGAAGAGCTCGTGATGGACGTGCGCGGCCGCGCGGCCCACGCGGCCTTCCCCCACGAAGGGGTGGACGCCCTCGTGCTGGCGGCCCAGGGCGTGGTGGCGGCGCAGCAGGCGGTGGCACGCCGGATCCCGCCCACCTCGGCCGGGGTCGTGACCTTCGGGCGCATCGAGGGCGGGCGGGCCGCGAACGTGCTCGCCGACCACGTGCAGCTCGTGGGCACGCTGCGCTACTTCGAGGAGCCGGTCCGCGACGCGCTGCGCGACGCCGTTCGCGCGTCGTTCGCCGGCGCGGCCGCGGCCGGGGGATCGGCCGAGCTCACCATCCGACCCGGGTATCCGCCCGTGGTGAACGACCCCGCCGCGACCGACGCGGTCACCCGCGGGCTGGTCGAGCAGTTCGGCCGCGACCGCGTGCTCCCCATGCCGCCGGTGCTCGCCTCGGAGGACTTCGCCTTCCTGGCGCGCACCGTGCCCGGGGTGTTCTTCTGGCTCGGCGCGGCCCTCGACGATCCCCGCCAGCACCATCACCCCCGCTTCGACATCGACGAATCGGTGCTCCCGATCGGCGCCACCGCGCTCGCGCGCGCCGCGCTCTCCCTTCTCGACCACCTCGCCTGA
- a CDS encoding anhydro-N-acetylmuramic acid kinase — protein sequence MVPPPPTPDAAAERMPVDVGAASPLPYPGPGVAVRRVVGLMSGTSVDGIDAALLRIDGAGVRDLRWSLEAFESVPYAPERRARILAALSSGTPETLTRLHADLGEWFAEATLHLLGSAGVEPGAVSVVGSHGQTVWHRPPVDGRRGATLQLGDPATLAARTGIDVVSDFRSADVAAGGQGAPLVPWPDRMLFSVPEHGRVVLNVGGMANLTWLPPRGGEGRVVAFDTGPGNVLIDHAAALASGGTATFDDRGRGAAAGRVHPEVLDDLLRDPFFDRPPPRSTGREHFGPERVERLAERLGLGADDGSGWNDLLATLTEFTAVSIADAVARWLPGDVGDVLVAGGGAHNPVLVARLTAALAERGVGAPVRTGSDALGLDPDAREAAAFALLAWAHLERLPANLPEATGARGPRVLGSFTPAPVDGDAP from the coding sequence GTGGTCCCGCCGCCGCCCACCCCGGACGCCGCCGCCGAGCGGATGCCCGTCGACGTGGGGGCGGCTTCACCTCTTCCGTATCCCGGTCCCGGAGTCGCCGTGCGGCGTGTGGTGGGGTTGATGAGTGGTACTTCGGTCGACGGCATCGACGCCGCGCTCCTGCGCATCGACGGCGCGGGAGTGCGCGACCTGCGGTGGAGTCTCGAGGCCTTCGAGAGCGTGCCCTACGCGCCCGAGCGCCGCGCCCGCATTCTCGCGGCCCTCTCTTCGGGGACTCCGGAGACGTTGACGCGACTCCACGCGGATCTGGGGGAGTGGTTCGCCGAGGCCACCCTGCACCTGCTGGGTTCGGCGGGGGTCGAGCCGGGCGCGGTGTCCGTGGTGGGGAGCCACGGGCAGACCGTGTGGCACCGGCCCCCCGTCGACGGCCGGCGGGGCGCCACCCTCCAGCTCGGCGACCCGGCCACCCTCGCCGCGCGCACCGGGATCGACGTGGTGTCGGACTTCCGCTCGGCCGATGTCGCCGCCGGGGGCCAGGGGGCGCCGCTGGTGCCCTGGCCCGACCGGATGCTCTTCTCGGTTCCGGAGCACGGCCGCGTGGTGCTCAACGTGGGCGGCATGGCCAACCTCACCTGGCTGCCCCCTCGGGGCGGCGAGGGCCGGGTGGTGGCCTTCGACACGGGGCCCGGCAACGTGCTGATCGATCACGCCGCCGCCCTGGCCAGCGGGGGCACGGCCACCTTCGACGACCGCGGGCGCGGTGCCGCCGCGGGCCGGGTGCACCCGGAGGTGCTCGACGACCTGCTCCGCGACCCTTTCTTCGACCGGCCCCCGCCGCGCTCCACCGGACGCGAGCACTTCGGACCGGAGCGGGTGGAGCGCCTGGCGGAGCGTCTCGGTCTCGGGGCGGACGACGGGTCCGGGTGGAACGACCTGCTCGCCACGCTGACCGAGTTCACGGCGGTGTCGATCGCCGACGCGGTCGCGCGATGGCTGCCCGGCGATGTGGGCGACGTGCTCGTGGCGGGCGGAGGGGCGCACAATCCGGTTCTGGTTGCTCGGCTCACGGCCGCGCTCGCGGAGCGCGGGGTGGGGGCGCCGGTCCGTACCGGCAGCGACGCGCTGGGCCTCGATCCCGACGCGCGCGAGGCCGCCGCCTTCGCGCTCCTGGCCTGGGCCCACCTCGAGCGGCTGCCGGCCAATCTTCCGGAGGCCACCGGGGCGCGCGGTCCCCGGGTGCTGGGATCCTTCACGCCCGCGCCCGTGGATGGAGACGCCCCATGA